Within Bdellovibrio bacteriovorus HD100, the genomic segment CTGGATCGCGTGGCACAAATCCACCTGTCCGGACCGAGCGATTACGGTGACTTCCTGTACGACACCCATTCCCAGGAAATCCCGTCGCAAGTATGGGATCTGTTTAAAATGCTGGCGCCGCAGGTTCGTCACCTGCCGGTGCTGATTGAACGAGACGATGACATTCCTGATTTCCGCGAACTGGAAGTCGAAGTGATGAAGGCCGCTTACATTCTGGAGAATTCCTATGAAACTGAGCGAACTACAGAGTCTGTTTAAAAGAAACATCCTGGCACCGGAAGCCGATCCAGGATATCTGGAATTTCTGAAGCCTGCTGGAAAACTGAGCCTGGAGCAGGCGTTCCAGATCTATCACCGCACCTATGTGGTGCGACTGACCGAGGCCCTGCGCAAAACTTATCCCGCCGTAGCGTGGGTTCTGGGCGACAATTTCTTCAATGAACTGTGCCGAAAGTTCATCGAGGCGCAACCGTCAGTGGCTTACAACCTGGCTGACTATGGAGAATCTTTTTCGGGATTCATCCAGGAAACCTCCACCGCCAAGGGCATTCCTTTTTTGCCGGATCTTGCCAAGTTTGAGTGGATCTACAAAGAAGTCCAGCACGCAGCCACTCCGGAACCCCTGCCCGTTGAAACAATTCAGGAACTGCTGAATTCAGACGACGTGAAAATTCACATGATAGAT encodes:
- a CDS encoding HvfC/BufC N-terminal domain-containing protein, which gives rise to MKLSELQSLFKRNILAPEADPGYLEFLKPAGKLSLEQAFQIYHRTYVVRLTEALRKTYPAVAWVLGDNFFNELCRKFIEAQPSVAYNLADYGESFSGFIQETSTAKGIPFLPDLAKFEWIYKEVQHAATPEPLPVETIQELLNSDDVKIHMIDAMELFESDYAVYDIWEHRFEPAYMFEDVNWNTPQCLLIHKKQQKVLVQELQPVEAQILRALTAGRTVSEALTPHANSLSPERIAQLFEMMMRAGIIEDVMSAEAY